The Polyangium spumosum DNA window ATCTGACGGTCGATTTGCTCGAGCTCCTTCTGCGCAAGGCGCTCTTGCAGCTTCCATTCGGCCCAGCGGCGCTCGTTGCTCGCCGCGATCCCTGCGAGCGCAGATTCCGCGCTCAGGTACGATGCGACCGCCGAAGCTGCCCTCCCAACGGCGCTCACCGCCTCTGCGACGGAGCGACCGCCCTGTTCGGCCTTGAAGGTCGGAATGAGCCCGGTCATTCCGATGTGGAATTGTGGGACCAGGTTGATGACCGAGGCGAGGAGCTGGGTCGCTTCCGCGGCCACATTGACCCATTTGGCCTGCTCGGCGCGCTCACGTTGGGTCTCTTCCTGTTCGATCTCCTTCTTGATATCTCGATAGAACGTCCACCGTTCCTCGACGATAGCCTTTGAGCGCCGGATGGCTTCGAGCGACTCCCTGGCCTCATCGACCTGACGCTTGCGCACCTCGCGCACGCTCTCCAGCATCTCGATCTCCTGCGTCTGTCGCAGCAGTGAGAGTGCCTCCCCGTCGCGCTTCTCGAGCGCTGTGAGGAGCGACGCGCCCAGGGAGATCACGCTGCTCGCGAACTCGACTGCCTTGGGCTGGAGCACCGAGAAACGATAGATGGGGATCGGGGCATTGACCTCGGAGAGCAGCTCGCCGAAATCCAGCCCGGCCGCAGCGGCCTTCACGAGCAACCCCGGATCGATCGGGGGCTCGAAGAGCGCGAGCTGCCGTACCGTGCCGTCGATGTTCATGCAATGCCGGATCTTGAACAGGCGATCCTCGACGGTATCCCAAAGCGCCAGCATTTCATCGTTCGGCGGCACGCAGAAGTAGAGCGTCCGAAGCACCGGCACCGGCTCGCTGCGCGCGCATCGCAGGTTCGGATCCGGCGGTACTTGGATGAGCGGTTCGAGCTCGACCAGCGCATTCGAGAACGCATCGACGTTGGGCTCGAGCTCGGCGTAGGACTTGGGCGGTACGCCCTGAGTCTTCACGAGGCGCGGTCGGTCGCCGAGGATCCGCGACGCGAGGATGTAGAGCTGCGTGGCCTCGTTGATCGACTCCATCGTATCGCGCCGGAAGAGGCTGTCGCCCCACGAAAGGAGGTTCTCGACGTACTTCATCACGACCGACTTCTGGTAGGCGAGCGGCCGCATACGCGCGATGAGGTGCGGATTGAAGGGATTCTCCCTCCAGCGGTCAATCTGCGCGGTCATGTCCTGCGTGGCGCTCGAATCGGAAGACACGCCGAAGAGCTCCGCGAGTAGCTTGGCGTTCGGGTTCTCCGCGGCGAGCTGCTCGAGCTGCGCCTGAATCGAGGCAAGATCGAGGTTCTCGCGGAAGGGGCGGACGTTCCAGAAGCGCTCCGGCCCACTTCCCGGTACTCCACCCGTCGGATCGAAGATGTAGCGGAACCAGCGATCCGCCTCTTCGAACCGGCCGTTCCTGGAGAGGCGCGTGGCGACGAGGAATGGCGCGTGGAAGAAGAGCTCCCAGTTGTACAGCGAATAGGCGCCCCCGAAGGAGAAGTCGACGTCCTCGATTGGGAATGGTTGTCCTACGTGTTGCGTTGGCTGGTACTTGTCATGGATGCTCACCCATTCGAGCTGGAGGGGCGTCGACCCGTGCATGTCCCACCGCAGCAGCCCGTCGATCCCGTGTCGCTCGAGTTGCCGCACGAATTCGCACACGTAGGGGTGGTAAAACGTGTGGAAGCGGTAGAAGCCTTGGACCGTAGTATTCACGCCAAGGTCGAGCTTGGGCTCGTTGGCCCATTCGGTGATAATCGGATCGAGCTCATGCGCAGCATCCCGTCCCACGGGCGCCGGGGCGTTCGGGAAGGCCTGCAGGATGTCCCTCCATGTGACCGTCGTCTGGTAACGGGTATCCATGAAGAACGTACGTGTGCTGTCTGAGTACACGAGCACGTCGCGCGCTTTGTTGTCGAGCACCACGTTCTCGTAGGCCCGGTCCATGAGCACGGAGAACTGCCCGGGCGTTTTCTGGAGCAAAGTGATGGGAGGAGTACCACCGGCCAATTGTAGAAAGCCCTTGGGCGCCGGAATGCGAAAGAAATCGTCAGTTCCTGGCTTCTTGTCATCCACCACTTCCATCAGCTGCATGCGCGCCGGTATGGCGTGTTGCGGGCCCCACCCATTGAAATCGGGCTGAACCGACGGGGCGGCTTCCATGGCCCCGACGCACGGGTCGAGCAGGAAGTGACCGAATTTGCGGTAATACGCGACTGGCGGCAGCAGTGGAAACTGATGCGGTGCCCACGGAATTGGGTCTTCGTTCAATTTCAAGAATACCGCGTACATGCTGGTCAGGCAATCGATCCGCAGTTTGCCGTTCTCGTGCTCCGACGCGAGCGACATCCAGCTCAGGTCGCCGCTGTCACCGATCACGATGGCGCTACCCTTCGTCATCGCGACGGGGCCAAACCCAATGCTCTGGTACTGGGACCATGCGAGGTTGACCCGCTGGCGCTTCTTGTTGTCCTCGGTCGCGTACGGCTCGAACATCGGCCAGAACAGGTGGAGGCGCCGATTCCAGACGGTGGCCAGGAGGTGGTCTCCCGGGATGTCGAGATCGACCTTCTCCCAGGGCGTCCAGTAGCTCGAATCGATCCACCTCCGGTAATAGTACTTGCGCGGCATCGAATACGTCCGAGCGATGACGTGCACGATATCGACGGGTTCGTCGTCGTCCTCGCGCTCGTGGCATATCGCCGCCACCTCGAGCCGGCTGACCTCATGCAGGCTCCCGAGGTACTCCCGGTACGCCGACTCGGCCGACTCCGCGGTGACCTCTCCTTGCAGTAGCCGACTCTCCAGCGTCTCGAAGAACGGCGTCTTGTCGTCGCGCAGCTCGGGCTCGATCCAGTTCTCCGGGTAGAGGAATACCTTCCGGTTCGCCTCCCAGATCCTGTAGCTCTTCATCCAATCCCATTCGCGCGCGGCCTCTTCGCCGAGCTCCGGCACGCTTTCCTCGAGTCCGAGGAGCGCCCGCTGCACGAAGGTTTGGACGGAGCTGATGGCCTGCTTGATGCGGGACGTGAGCTGGCACGGGCTCATTTCGACGTCGATGAGCAGCTGGTCGAAGAGCTCGTTCGGCCCCGAAAGGTTCCGCTTCGCGACCAGATACCGGACCAGCGCGTCGCGCTGCTTCGTCCGCAACATGTCCCGCAGCGGGCGCGCGACCTCGCTCCAGCCGGCGTCGTCGTGCTTGGCCCGCGCCACGCGCTTGATGTCGAGCACGATGTCCGCGGCATTCTGGGCATCGGGCGGGAGCGGGGCGTCCACGCTGGCCCAGAGAACCGCCTGCTCGGCCGAGGCTCCCAGCTGCGCGAGGACCTGAAGTGCGCGATGCAGGCAGAGTATGGCCTTCTCATCGAGGAAGTCCGATTCCGCGACGGGGTAGACCTTGAACCCGAAGGCGGTCGCGGCGAGATGTTTTACCTGATCGGGCGCCCAGCCGAGTCGCTCGGCGAGCATCTGGCAGAAGGAATCGAGATCCTCCGGGGCCGAAGCATCGGAAGCTGCTTCGAAAAGAGGGTGCAGGTCCACGTGTCCCTGCGGCAGCGTGTCGAGGAAGGATACGAGGTCGACGAGCCGCATCAGGTCGCGGAAACGTGCCTGCCGATCGGCGGCCTCGTCGTTCCCCTCGACGAGGTGGAGCCTGTTCAGGTCCAGCCAAATCGGCAGTTCATCTGTCGGATAGAGCCAATCGAGCTCCGAAGCGTCGAGCCCGAGCCGCGTCACGACCAGCGCAGCCTTGTGCAACCGACGGATCGCTTTTGCCGGGTGCTGCTGCTCGGGGTCCGCGGGCGTGGGCGGCGCGTACCCGAGCGCCGCGTGCATCCCCGGCATGAAATCGAAGAGCGCTCGTGCTCCGCTCGATGCGAACGAGTTCAGCGTCTGCGTCAGCAGGTGTTCGAGCGTTTCGGGCTCGAGCTTCATCTCGAAGGTGAGCTTGTGCTCGACCTGGATCTTGGTCTGCGTCCTGCGCACGTGGTTCTGCAGAAATGCGAGGAGATACGCGAACCGCTGCTCCACCTCCGGGATCGCGGGAGGGCCGACCGGGGACTCCTCGGGAGGCGGCGTCGGGACGATCATGGGTCCGACGAGGTTATCCATGGCGTTTGCGATGTTATCGGCGCCGAAGAATGCCAAGAGCTCGGCGTCGACGAGGCCTCGCTGCTGCTCCTTGTCGAGTGCCGAACGGCCTTCGATCACCGCGACGATGGCCTCGGCGCGCGTGGCGCGCTCGGTAGCGGTCGCGCCCTCGAGCAACTCCTCGAGACGTGCACGCGTGATGTCGCCGACGGAGTCCACGACGACTGCGGTATCGGCCACAATATCTTCTGCGATTGTCTCGATCTCGGACGCCAGCTTGCTCAGCCTCTCTTCCGAGAGCCCCGCCTGCGTCCCGGGTGGCGCGGCGTGCCGTACCAGATAATGCAATTCCGCGATCGTGAGCTTCGAGCGCTGCACCTTTCTCGCGAGCTCGACGACCGCCCGCGTCGTGGCCGGCACGGCCGGCTGCAAGGGGTCGATCGTGAGCGCTTCGAGGCCCGAGAGCGAGAGAAGGACCAGGAGGTCCTGGATGCCGATCCGCAGCCCTCTGGCCAGCGCGACGATACGGTGGAGCCGGGATAGGTTGGCCAGCGAAAGAAGCTCGCCCACGGCGAGCGGGCTCGTGATGCCCATCTGCTGCTCGGCGACCTCGGGAATGGCCAGCAGACCGAACTCGAGCATGTTGATGCGCAGGGCAACACAGATCCCAGCCGCATGTTCGATCACCGGGCTCGCCACGGGCCCGCTCGGCACGTCCGCGAACGCAGCGGATTGGGCCAACGCCGACTTGGTAAGGAACGTCGCCTCGTAGAGCGACGTGCCCCATTCGGTGGAATACGTCCCGATGTCGCCCCAGAACGAGAGCAGCACAGGAAGAGGCAGATCGAGCTCCTTCCGCAATGCGACGAGATCGGCCACGTGGCGCACGAGCTCCGCGTCGATGTCCGTCGCTCCGAACGCGGAGACTGTCCAGTCGAGCTCGGTGATGCTGAAGCCGAGCCGCTTGCGCAGCCGCAGGAAGCGATGAATCCTGCCGAGCACCTCTTCATCGAGCCCGTCCAGCAATTTGGCGTCGATGTCGCAACCCGCCTCGGGGTTCAATTTTACCGTCGACGGAGTGATCGGATTCACGTATTTCGTGGCGAACAGCTCTCGCAACTCCTCGAACGAGATGCCGGCCTTCTGCAAGAATACGGAGACGTGCTTGATCCCGTGCTCGTCATGGGTGATCCACTCCGACCCCGTCATGCCCCAGCAGGCCGCCGTGGTCGGCGGGGTCGGCGACGACTGTGCAGTCACGATCTCCCACTCCCGCTTCGACATGCGCAGTCGCTCGCGCGCGATCTCGTCGGCCGGCGCGAGGAAGGTTTCAAGCAGTTCGTGTCGCTGCACGCCGAGATGTTCGAGGTAGACGCGTGCCTCTTCGCCCCACAGGTGGAACGGCAGCTCGAAGGGATGAATGGCGTCCGCGAGCTCGGCATACGCCGCGAGGCGGGCGTTCGGGTGGATGATCTCGGGCTCGGCCAAGAGCTCCTGCGCCGTCCCTTCGCTCGTGATGTTCGCTGGCCAGAGGAGATCGGGCTCCTCCACCTGGTTGGCAACGACGACCTCGAGGATCTCGTTGACGAGATCGATGTAGGGCAGTGTCGTGTTCGTATTCTTGCAAGAGAGCAGGAGATGCGCGATGTCCGGCCTTCGACCTTTGAGCCCCGAGGGCACGCTCAGATCGCCGATGAGGGCGTCCCTCGCCGAGAACTTCCCCACCTCGGGACTGGAATACGAGAGATTGGAGTCTTGCCGATCCAGATACTCGAGAAGGTCGACGAGATAGGCGGCAGGACCGTACACGGAGCGACAATGCTCGCACGCGCAGCCATCCGGGGAGCCGAAGAGCGATGCCCAATCTGCGATATCGGCGTGCGGGCTGGCCGCGGAGGCGGTCAGGTTCGGCAGGGAGAAGAGCTGCAGGCCGTTGAATTTGCTGCCGAATTTAGCGAAGAGCGCGGTGGCGGCGGATGTGATCCAGCAAGCCCTGCCGAAGATTGCCTCGGCTCGCTCCGTTCTCATCGTCGGCCCGAATTTGGCAACGAACCGGCGCTTGCCCATGCGGTAGATGCTCTGCGCCGAGTGGAGACCGGCATCCAAGAGCTGCTTGATCTCGTGGCAGAGGGGCGTGATGCGGAAGATCCGCTCGAGCTTCTTCAGCTGCTCGGTAACCGCGGCGACACTGCTTACGCCCGTCATCCGATCGCTTTGCGCGAGATACCTCGACACGCGCACCGCGCCGAACTCGAATTCCGGGTTGTTCTCGAAAAACACGTTGATACCGGCCCCCGGCACCTCGTCGGTCACCCGGTCCGCGATGACTGCGGTAGGGAAAGCCGTCTCGACCGTGCGCTCGAGAATCTTGGCGTAATTGTCCATGCGCTGGATCTCGTTCGCTCCGGGCGTGTCCGGCGGGGGGGAGATTGGCGGGCCATCCTCCGGAACAAGTACGCCTTTCCAGCCGGCTTCATCGTATCGGGCGAGATCACGGGGGCTCGTGAGCGTCTGGTCATCGTACATCGCATGAAGCCTCGCGACGAGCGGCGCGTGATATCGTGTGAGCGCCCCCAATTGCATGGTCCGCTTGAGGCGATCGATGGTCTCCCCGGAGAGCGCTGTATCCTGGGATAGGTTGCCCCAGAAGTCGCCTGCCGGTCCCTCGTGCAGAATGACCGCGCGTACGAATTCCTGCTGGGACGCGAGGGCGAGCCCAGCCGTGGCGAGCACCTCGTCGAACGACTTGCCGCCATCTTCCCTGGCTTCAAGCACGAGATCCACCATCTTGGCCTCGAAGAGCTCCATCAGGGCGTCGATGTCCAGCGTCGCCAGGGTGGGAATGATGTTCGTGGCCATGGACTGCTCCACGGCGCGCCGGAGGGTCTCCAGGCGTTGCGACAGGAGCCCTCGGCGGGTCTGAGGCAGATTTTGCCGTAGGAGCGCATAGATGATCGCTACATCGGCATCGGGGTTGAAGTTGAGGTCGATATCATCCTCGACCAGGGCCGCCGTCACCAGGAGCTCGATGAGAGCGCGATCTTCGCCCGTCGTACAAGCCACGAGCGAAATATCGTCGCTCGTCAAGCTCGAGAGCGCGGCTTGGCCTACGACGGATACGACGTGTTCGCTTACTCGGTGGAACTCGGAGCGACCGCGAAGGGTGGCGTTTTTCCTCACGAGGTGCACGATCGCGGTCGCAGGAGCGCGACAGAGCCTCGCCGACTGCGCGTCCACATCGGGTGCTTCGACTATGACGTTGGCATGAGTGCGGCCGGCGAGGCTGGGAGCATCGTAACGGTACGTAATCCGATAACGCCCCAAGCCGTCCGTGGTCGTGGTAGCGAGGGTAATTAGATCGGAATGGACGACGTTGTAGACAGTGATCGTCTTCTCCGTGAGGGGTGAGCCCTGCTCATCCGTGAGTGTCCCTCGCACGACGAGGCTCGCAGGAGACGCAGTCGTACGCGCCGAGTTGACGTCGATCCCGATATGGATGCGCTGGAGCCCCGGCGCGAGCTGCCAGGTCACCGTGGGGGGAGGCGTGATCAGGCCTGACTCGAAGAGGCGGAACTTCAGTGCCGGCCTGCGATCCGCGAAGAGCGTGTCGAGATAGGCCTCGTCCAGCGTGATGATGAAGTCCCCACGCTCATCCGTCTTCGCGGTGCCCACGAGATCCGGGCAGAGGCCATCCTGGTCCCACGCTTCGACGTACACGTCGCCGACGCCGTAGCCCGTAGCGAGGTCGAAGATCCGGCCCTGGAGCCGGTAGATGGTCACCGTGGCGTTCTCGATTTCGAACTCCTCATTCATACTCCTCACCACGCTCCTTGATAAGTAACGTCGCCTCCCACCGAGGCGAATAAAGCTATGCCAGCCCGAGGCACAGACCAGCGGGCAAGGCGCCCTATGGGCACACCACGCCCTTTCGTCGCCCCAAAGTGGCAAACGTGGGCATTTCCGCATGACCGTACTCCGCGAGGCAGACACAACCTGCCATTGGTATGCCTCGTGGTGTCGATGCGTGCGCCTTCTTGTAGACCTATCGATACGTAACCCGGGGCGAAATTGCACCCCGCGTATTCATGCTCTCACCTTTCGCAAAATGGACCACTCCCGCCCTTGACCAGCGCCGAGAAATAGCTCCGCGCGTTACGAGGTGGTATCGACCTTGTGGCGATGCACGGCCACACATCGACCGGGCTCCCGAGCTGCGGGCGCCCGCATTTGTTTGGAAGATGTAATTCGCAGACGATAGCGGTTCCGTCCAGGGAAATGATCCGGGCCCGTACGGTTCTGGAGGACATGTGGGTACGGTGTGGTCGTCGTGTCGCCCTGGCCGGAATGCAGCCGACGCTAGAAACGGCCAGTTTTGCGCGCGATTCTCGCTGCAGGGGTCGATACTCGGCAGCGTAGGACGACAATTGTCCTATGCCGATGGTTGTCGAGCGATAATGTTGAAAGTCAAGACGTTAAATGCGCGCTTCGCCTGCACCACGCATTCCATGCGACATCAGGGAGGACCCAATCGCGACTCACCAGTTAACTTCATCACCTCGTACAGCATGTCGCGTGTGGTCGGTTACGTGCGTTGTCGTGAACGTGCTCGTCCTTGCATCGTACACGTCGCGGGCTTGACGGAGCCCTGGCGTGTCGATTTCTGGTTACCGTTCTTCAACGTGCGGGCAAGAGGCGAGTGTGGGGAAGAAACTGAACCAACCCGATCCTCTCACCGAGCTCCTCGCCCTTCGTCCGGACCTCGTCCAGCGCTTCGCGCGTCTCCGCTGCGGGCGCGCCGACGCCGATGATCTTGCGCAGAACACGTTGATCCGCGGCGTCCGCAGCCTCCACACGTACCGGTCCGAGGGCGAGCTCCGACGCTGGGCGATGGGCATCGCGAACAACGTCTACCGACGCCACCGGCGGACGGTGCGCCGTCGCAGCAAGGTGATCGTGACGGAGCCCGACGTCGCGGTGGAAGCATTTGCCCCCGGCCCCTCGCCCGAGGTGAACGCGCAGCTCGCTGAGGCGCGGCAACGCCTCTACGCCGCGGTCGACGCGATGCCCGACGTCTTGTTCGAGGTGTTTTTCCTCGTCTACCTCGAAGGGTACACGCTCGAGGAAGCGCGCAAGGAGCTCAGGATCTCGAAGAACGCGGTGAAGATGCGCGCGCTCCGCGTGCGCCTATACCTCCGCAGAGAGATGCGCGACTTCCGCGACGCGTACTACAGCGTCGTGCCCCCGATGGTGCCGAGCGGGCCGCTTGCTCTCCTCGTGCAGAGGGCCGCGCCGATGCTCGGGCACGTGGCGAGCGTGATCATGGCGGCCCTGCTCCTACTGCCGTTTCCGCGTGAAGAAGCGCCTAGGGCCGCGTACGTCGGCGTCGCACGCGACGTCTACGCGAGCGCCGCGAAGCTCTCGGTCGTGAGCGACGCCGCCCTCGACGAACCCACGATCGAGCCTCCGAAAGCCGTCGCCACGAACGAACCGACGCCCGAGCCTGACACGCGGCCAAACCCATCGCCGTCGCCGCACATCGACGCAGACGTGGACATCCCGGAGGACCTTCTCGTCGACATGCCGTAGCTGCTTCTCGCCCGACGCCGGATGCCGTATCCGTAGGACGTGCGCGCGCGTCTCGCCTCGATCCTGCTCGTCTTCGTCTCCGCGTCGCCCGCGTGGGCCCAGGACTCGCACACGGTTTCTCCCGACGCGATCGACGAGGCCACGCGGGAGAGCGAGTTCGCCGCGCTCGTCGCGAAGGGCGATCGAGAGCGGGCGGCCGGACGTTTGTCCGAGGCCGCGATGTCCTACGCGGCGGCGATGAAGGTGCGGCGCGATCCGGTCGTCGAGGGGCGGCTGGGCGTGCTGATGGTGCGTGATCGGCCGGCGCAGGCGGCGGAGCTTCTGCACGATGCGTTGAAGCGTGCGAACACGACGAACGCGGAGCGGCAGGCGTTCTTCAATGCGTACGAGGCCGTGCGCGCACGGGGCGCTTGGGTGGATGTCGTGATCTCCCACGCAGGCGCCCGGGTCACGCTGGACGGGGATCCGAGGAACAAGGCAGGGCTGTCCGCATTCTCGATGTTCGTGCTCACGGGAGAGCACGAACTGCGGGCGAGCCTGGATGGGCACGCGGACGACGCGCGGATGTTTCGCGTGGTCCCCCGGAAGGATCTCCGGATCGAGCTGACGTTGAAGCCGCGTCCGATGTTCGACGACGGCGAGCTGCGGCTCCTGACGCGCGAGAAGCGTTCGCCGCCGGCGGAGGCGTTGAAGGAGCTTGGACACGCGCGAGCTTCCGACGCGCCGACGTTCACGAAGCAGGAGGATCCGTTCGGGTACGAGGACCCCAAGCCGGCGGAGAAGCCGGCAGAGAAGCGTTGGTCGATCGGAGGTGGGCCGGTCGTCGTGCTCGGGGTGGCGTCGTGGATGCCGGCGGTGGGGATCGTGGCAGGAGGGAGCTATCGGCCGAACGAGTACGTGTCGTTCGGGCTCGAGGGGCGCGCGGCGTGGTTGACGACGGGGGTGGGCGGAGAGCCGATCAGCGCGATGACGGCGGGCGGGATCGCGAGCGTGTGCGGACACTACCGCTGGGCCTTCGGGTGCGCGATCGGGCATCTCGGGGTGATCACCGTCCAGTCCTCCGGCGACTCGTTCAAGAGTCGATCCGACACGGGCGTCATGCCGGGCATCGGCGCGCGCCTCGGAGCGCGGTTTGTCCTCGCGCGCTCCTTCGCTTTACAGGGAGCGGTGGACTTGTTAGGTTTGTCCAGTGGCGTGCGAGTAGGCGTTGAAGGGCGGGTCATCTCCGAGACTCCTCCGTTGATGGTCGCCACATCGATCGTTGGAACCTGGGAGCTCTGATCATGCGAGCTGCAACCCTTCTCGTTGTCTGGGTCATCGTTGCGTTCTCCAGCGGTTGCACTGCGCCTCCCTTCTCTACGTGGCACGAGTGCGATCCGGACGCGCCGTTGCCGACCGAAGAGTGCCGCGAACTCCTGCTCGACGCCGGCACCGACGCGAGCGACGCCGACACCGAGGTCAGCGACGCGAGTGACGACGCAGCCGAAGCTGCCACATGTCTCGGCCGCTGCGTCCCCGAGCCGAGCAGCGCGTCAGCGGGAGACTGGCCACGCACGCCGATGCTCCTCTGGCTAGGCCCGCGTGAGCTCGCGCCCGCGAGCTGCGAGGAGGCGCGGAAGCTGGGCGGCTACGGCGACGACGTGGAGTTCTTCGAGAAGTACCGACGCTTCGCTTACCTCGACGCGCCACCCGCGGCGTGTGACCCGTGCACGTGCCCGGCCTCCGAAGGTTTGTGCACCAAGCTTCCCGAGACGATCGAGGTTCGCGCTGGCACGTGCGCGGAGAACGGAGCGCCCGCGCTCCCTTTCGGAGGACCCGCCGGCTGGGACGGCTCGTGCACGAGCGCGAACGCCCTGCCGGCGGGGGCTGATTGTGGCGGCGAGCCTTGCGCGCAGTCCGTCTACGCCTCGCCGCTCCCTGGTCCAACGGGCGAGACGTGCCCATCGATCACGAAGCCGTCCACGTTCACGAAGACGACCGACTGGCTCTGGATGGGCCTCGCTTGCGAGGCGAAAGAGCGCGAAGGCACGTGCGATCCGACCACGCGGCGATGCATGTACGATCTGCCGTACCCGTGGCTCCAGTGCGTCGCGCTGAGGGGGAAGCACGACAGGTGCCCCGGTAACTACGACCGGTACGAGCCCATCCACCTCTACGGGGAGCTGCCGGTCGACACGCGTGGCTGCACGGCGTGCGAGTGCGGTGGGAGCCCGGTGGGAAGCGCCTGCCTCGCCTCGCTTCGGCTCTACGACGACGGCGAGTGCATGTCGCAGTTTTCCGAGGACCCCATCTACTCGACCGAGGTGCAGTGCACGAACGTCTTCCCGCCGGGCCGCGCGCTCGGGAGCAAGGCGATCACGGA harbors:
- a CDS encoding sigma-70 family RNA polymerase sigma factor produces the protein MGKKLNQPDPLTELLALRPDLVQRFARLRCGRADADDLAQNTLIRGVRSLHTYRSEGELRRWAMGIANNVYRRHRRTVRRRSKVIVTEPDVAVEAFAPGPSPEVNAQLAEARQRLYAAVDAMPDVLFEVFFLVYLEGYTLEEARKELRISKNAVKMRALRVRLYLRREMRDFRDAYYSVVPPMVPSGPLALLVQRAAPMLGHVASVIMAALLLLPFPREEAPRAAYVGVARDVYASAAKLSVVSDAALDEPTIEPPKAVATNEPTPEPDTRPNPSPSPHIDADVDIPEDLLVDMP
- a CDS encoding neuraminidase-like domain-containing protein yields the protein MNEEFEIENATVTIYRLQGRIFDLATGYGVGDVYVEAWDQDGLCPDLVGTAKTDERGDFIITLDEAYLDTLFADRRPALKFRLFESGLITPPPTVTWQLAPGLQRIHIGIDVNSARTTASPASLVVRGTLTDEQGSPLTEKTITVYNVVHSDLITLATTTTDGLGRYRITYRYDAPSLAGRTHANVIVEAPDVDAQSARLCRAPATAIVHLVRKNATLRGRSEFHRVSEHVVSVVGQAALSSLTSDDISLVACTTGEDRALIELLVTAALVEDDIDLNFNPDADVAIIYALLRQNLPQTRRGLLSQRLETLRRAVEQSMATNIIPTLATLDIDALMELFEAKMVDLVLEAREDGGKSFDEVLATAGLALASQQEFVRAVILHEGPAGDFWGNLSQDTALSGETIDRLKRTMQLGALTRYHAPLVARLHAMYDDQTLTSPRDLARYDEAGWKGVLVPEDGPPISPPPDTPGANEIQRMDNYAKILERTVETAFPTAVIADRVTDEVPGAGINVFFENNPEFEFGAVRVSRYLAQSDRMTGVSSVAAVTEQLKKLERIFRITPLCHEIKQLLDAGLHSAQSIYRMGKRRFVAKFGPTMRTERAEAIFGRACWITSAATALFAKFGSKFNGLQLFSLPNLTASAASPHADIADWASLFGSPDGCACEHCRSVYGPAAYLVDLLEYLDRQDSNLSYSSPEVGKFSARDALIGDLSVPSGLKGRRPDIAHLLLSCKNTNTTLPYIDLVNEILEVVVANQVEEPDLLWPANITSEGTAQELLAEPEIIHPNARLAAYAELADAIHPFELPFHLWGEEARVYLEHLGVQRHELLETFLAPADEIARERLRMSKREWEIVTAQSSPTPPTTAACWGMTGSEWITHDEHGIKHVSVFLQKAGISFEELRELFATKYVNPITPSTVKLNPEAGCDIDAKLLDGLDEEVLGRIHRFLRLRKRLGFSITELDWTVSAFGATDIDAELVRHVADLVALRKELDLPLPVLLSFWGDIGTYSTEWGTSLYEATFLTKSALAQSAAFADVPSGPVASPVIEHAAGICVALRINMLEFGLLAIPEVAEQQMGITSPLAVGELLSLANLSRLHRIVALARGLRIGIQDLLVLLSLSGLEALTIDPLQPAVPATTRAVVELARKVQRSKLTIAELHYLVRHAAPPGTQAGLSEERLSKLASEIETIAEDIVADTAVVVDSVGDITRARLEELLEGATATERATRAEAIVAVIEGRSALDKEQQRGLVDAELLAFFGADNIANAMDNLVGPMIVPTPPPEESPVGPPAIPEVEQRFAYLLAFLQNHVRRTQTKIQVEHKLTFEMKLEPETLEHLLTQTLNSFASSGARALFDFMPGMHAALGYAPPTPADPEQQHPAKAIRRLHKAALVVTRLGLDASELDWLYPTDELPIWLDLNRLHLVEGNDEAADRQARFRDLMRLVDLVSFLDTLPQGHVDLHPLFEAASDASAPEDLDSFCQMLAERLGWAPDQVKHLAATAFGFKVYPVAESDFLDEKAILCLHRALQVLAQLGASAEQAVLWASVDAPLPPDAQNAADIVLDIKRVARAKHDDAGWSEVARPLRDMLRTKQRDALVRYLVAKRNLSGPNELFDQLLIDVEMSPCQLTSRIKQAISSVQTFVQRALLGLEESVPELGEEAAREWDWMKSYRIWEANRKVFLYPENWIEPELRDDKTPFFETLESRLLQGEVTAESAESAYREYLGSLHEVSRLEVAAICHEREDDDEPVDIVHVIARTYSMPRKYYYRRWIDSSYWTPWEKVDLDIPGDHLLATVWNRRLHLFWPMFEPYATEDNKKRQRVNLAWSQYQSIGFGPVAMTKGSAIVIGDSGDLSWMSLASEHENGKLRIDCLTSMYAVFLKLNEDPIPWAPHQFPLLPPVAYYRKFGHFLLDPCVGAMEAAPSVQPDFNGWGPQHAIPARMQLMEVVDDKKPGTDDFFRIPAPKGFLQLAGGTPPITLLQKTPGQFSVLMDRAYENVVLDNKARDVLVYSDSTRTFFMDTRYQTTVTWRDILQAFPNAPAPVGRDAAHELDPIITEWANEPKLDLGVNTTVQGFYRFHTFYHPYVCEFVRQLERHGIDGLLRWDMHGSTPLQLEWVSIHDKYQPTQHVGQPFPIEDVDFSFGGAYSLYNWELFFHAPFLVATRLSRNGRFEEADRWFRYIFDPTGGVPGSGPERFWNVRPFRENLDLASIQAQLEQLAAENPNAKLLAELFGVSSDSSATQDMTAQIDRWRENPFNPHLIARMRPLAYQKSVVMKYVENLLSWGDSLFRRDTMESINEATQLYILASRILGDRPRLVKTQGVPPKSYAELEPNVDAFSNALVELEPLIQVPPDPNLRCARSEPVPVLRTLYFCVPPNDEMLALWDTVEDRLFKIRHCMNIDGTVRQLALFEPPIDPGLLVKAAAAGLDFGELLSEVNAPIPIYRFSVLQPKAVEFASSVISLGASLLTALEKRDGEALSLLRQTQEIEMLESVREVRKRQVDEARESLEAIRRSKAIVEERWTFYRDIKKEIEQEETQRERAEQAKWVNVAAEATQLLASVINLVPQFHIGMTGLIPTFKAEQGGRSVAEAVSAVGRAASAVASYLSAESALAGIAASNERRWAEWKLQERLAQKELEQIDRQILAAEVRLDIAKKEFANHELSAKNAKEVEDYLKTKYTSEELYDWMVSQVESVYFQAYKLAYELAKRAERAFQFELAQPGASYITFGYWDSVKKGLLAGERLQLALRRMEAAYLEQNKREYEITKHISLAEIDPQALLRLRETTKCEIKLPEALFDQDWPGHYLRRIKSVSMTVPVVNGPYASVNCKLTLLKSSVRMKSGGDGYARDDQPGQPDARFLEHYGAVQSIVTSSGQSDAGLFELVFRDERYLPFEGSGAESTWRIELDGKTNRFDPTAVHDVVLHVRYTARDGGELLKTGALDALGALNPSDAGPTGFRLFSAKTDFPDAWHVFLTGEGEPATHTLSLPLALRHFQPLVGSRQLEIKKVHLFAKRSDGTDGSVTVALDAAGDSLTGIELIAGEYGKLLVASIDDVAPEPPPEPEPKTYLDAPIPILVETSTEFAPWTLSVGNATPGELEDLWIVCEYQKQQ